From Bacillus basilensis, a single genomic window includes:
- the luxS gene encoding S-ribosylhomocysteine lyase LuxS — MPSVESFELDHTIVKAPYVRHCGVHNVGSDGIVNKFDIRFCQPNKQAMKPDVIHTLEHLLAFNLRKYIDRYPHFDIIDISPMGCQTGYYLVVSGTPTVREIIDLLELTLKDAVQITEIPAANETQCGQAKLHDLEGAQRLMNFWLSQDKDELEKVFG; from the coding sequence ATGCCATCAGTAGAAAGCTTTGAATTAGATCATACGATTGTAAAGGCGCCTTATGTAAGACATTGCGGAGTTCACAATGTAGGTAGTGACGGTATTGTAAATAAATTTGATATACGTTTTTGCCAACCGAATAAACAAGCAATGAAACCAGATGTTATTCATACGTTAGAGCATTTATTAGCATTTAATTTACGTAAATATATTGATCGTTATCCGCATTTTGATATTATCGATATTTCACCGATGGGCTGCCAAACAGGATACTATCTTGTAGTAAGCGGAACACCGACAGTTCGAGAAATCATTGATTTATTAGAACTAACATTAAAAGATGCGGTTCAAATTACAGAAATTCCAGCTGCAAATGAAACACAATGTGGCCAAGCGAAGCTTCACGATTTAGAAGGAGCACAACGCTTAATGAACTTCTGGTTAAGCCAAGATAAAGATGAACTTGAGAAAGTGTTTGGATAA
- the yidD gene encoding membrane protein insertion efficiency factor YidD, with protein sequence MKQIFIGIIHFYQKFISPMTPPTCRFYPTCSHYGLEAFQKHGALKGFLLTCKRILKCHPFHPGGFDPVPDKKDDNIKS encoded by the coding sequence ATGAAACAGATTTTTATTGGGATTATACACTTTTATCAAAAGTTCATTTCTCCAATGACACCACCAACGTGCCGCTTTTACCCAACTTGCTCTCATTATGGATTAGAAGCGTTTCAAAAACATGGTGCCCTTAAAGGGTTTTTGCTTACATGTAAGCGTATATTAAAATGTCACCCTTTCCATCCGGGAGGATTTGATCCTGTCCCAGATAAAAAGGATGACAATATAAAGTCTTAA
- a CDS encoding carbonic anhydrase yields MKSLEEILQYNEKFVEEKKYEEYETGKFPNKKMVIISCMDTRLVELLPKAMNMRNGDVKIIKVAGAVISHPFGSIMRSILVAVYELGADEVCVVGHHDCGMAKIQASSTIEKMKERGVTDEKLDTLRYSGIDLERFLQGFSSVEESVEHSVSILRNHPLLPEEVPVHGLVIDPDTGKLDLVVNGYDN; encoded by the coding sequence ATGAAGTCATTAGAAGAGATTTTACAATACAATGAAAAATTCGTTGAAGAAAAAAAATACGAAGAATATGAAACGGGAAAATTCCCGAATAAAAAAATGGTAATTATCTCTTGTATGGATACACGTCTTGTTGAATTATTACCAAAAGCGATGAATATGCGTAACGGTGATGTGAAAATTATTAAAGTAGCAGGCGCTGTTATTTCACATCCGTTTGGCAGTATTATGCGTAGTATTTTAGTGGCTGTATATGAACTTGGTGCTGATGAAGTATGTGTAGTTGGTCACCACGATTGCGGTATGGCAAAAATTCAAGCAAGCAGTACGATTGAGAAGATGAAAGAGCGCGGTGTAACAGATGAGAAATTAGATACACTTCGTTATTCTGGAATCGATTTAGAAAGATTCCTACAAGGGTTCTCTAGTGTAGAAGAAAGTGTAGAACATAGCGTATCAATACTTCGCAACCATCCATTACTTCCAGAAGAAGTACCTGTTCACGGTCTTGTTATAGATCCTGATACAGGAAAATTAGATTTAGTTGTGAATGGTTACGATAATTAA